The genomic region CTAGACCATGATCCGCAAAACCGCGACGCGGTTTTCCGGAAAGATCGACCTCATGCGATCAATGCGGGGAGGGCGGCCGCCGCCGAGACGGCCGCTCTCCCATCCTGATCAATCGATTTCCTGCACGACGGTGCGTGAGCCGGGATCGACCAGCATCACGCGCTCTCCCGAATAGACATAGCGATACTTCGTCAGCGACGGGCCCCAATCGGACGGAACGGCCTCGAGCTCGACGTCGCTCGGCACCGTCGCGCCGACGACGATCTTCTCCTTCGTCGTGACCGGGCGGACGCGATGTTCGGTGACGTAGGATTTGATCTTGGTCCTGTATTGCGGCTCGATCTGAACGGCGGCCGCGTGGCCGGTTCCGGTGGTGGTCACCACGGTGGATTGCGCGAAAGCGCCGGTCGAGATCAACGCTGCGGCAGCGGACAGCAGGAACAGCTTCTTCATCTTGGTTCTCCTTTCACGGGAATAGCGCGGCACCAACATCTGATCGCGGGTGGCGTTCCCTGCGAAAAGGAACAAATTGCCGATTTTTCCCGGTGGGATCAGCAGGCCACGAGCCCTGCGAT from Bradyrhizobium sp. CB1015 harbors:
- a CDS encoding DUF1236 domain-containing protein — translated: MKKLFLLSAAAALISTGAFAQSTVVTTTGTGHAAAVQIEPQYRTKIKSYVTEHRVRPVTTKEKIVVGATVPSDVELEAVPSDWGPSLTKYRYVYSGERVMLVDPGSRTVVQEID